Proteins encoded together in one Amblyomma americanum isolate KBUSLIRL-KWMA chromosome 1, ASM5285725v1, whole genome shotgun sequence window:
- the LOC144098633 gene encoding uncharacterized protein LOC144098633 gives MIMVKELNAAVRAAGTSQPASGGQRGSHRPLRSPSASGTRSDASPFTSEKEALTTTTTTTTAKGAWAPRSAYAGIHTAGRSGQPSPQRQASGARHRLGPHASPPVWCRLLRQRSRLPSLHHGGRVPAPRSASGSGAAAAPASRFHCVLQSSASPDASRT, from the exons ATGATCATGGTCAAGGAGCTAAATGCTGCCGTGAGGGCCGCCGGAACATCGCAACCCGCGTCTGGCGGCCAGCGGGGGAGCCACCGGCCGCTGAGGTCGCCAAGCGCTTCGGGGACTCGGTCCGACGCCTCGCCCTTTACTTCGGAGAAAGAGGCGCTGACGACTACCACCACCACGACCACCGCAAAGGGCGCTTGGGCTCCGAGAAGCGCGTATGCGGGAATACATACTGCCGGGCGCAGCGGCCAGCCGTCCCCCCAGAGACAGGCAAG TGGAGCAAGACATCGGCTGGGGCCCCACGCATCGCCACCTGTGTGGTGCAGACTCCTCAGGCAAAGGTCCCGGCTGCCATCACTTCATCATGGTGGCCGAGTTCCTGCACCTAGGAGCGCGTCCGGtagcggtgctgctgctgcccctgccagCCGCTTCC ACTGCGTCCTGCAGAGTTCTGCGAGTCCTGATGCTTCGCGGACATAG